A genomic window from Sorex araneus isolate mSorAra2 chromosome 2, mSorAra2.pri, whole genome shotgun sequence includes:
- the HSD17B8 gene encoding (3R)-3-hydroxyacyl-CoA dehydrogenase, producing the protein MASQLRLRSALALVTGAGSGIGRAVSVRLAGEGAAVAACDLDGAAAQETVRLLDGPPPGPHAAFQADVSEAGAARRLLEQVQARYSRPPSVVVSCAGITRDEFLLHLSEDDWDKVIAVNLKGIFLVTQAAAQALVSSGCHGSIINISSIVGKVGNVGQTNYAASKAGVIGLTQTAARELGRHGIRCNSVLPGFITTPMTQKVPQKVLDKVTGMIPMGHMGDPKDVADVVAFLASEDSGYITGASVEVTGGLFM; encoded by the exons ATGGCGTCCCAGCTCCGGCTCCGCTCAGCGCTGGCCCTGGTCACAG GTGCGGGGAGCGGCATCGGCCGAGCGGTCAGCGTGCGCCTGGCCGGAGAAGGCGCCGCCGTGGCCGCCTGCGACCTGGACGGGGCAGCGGCGCAGGAGACTGTGCGGCTGCTGGACGGGCCGCCCCCGGGGCCCCACGCCGCTTTCCAGGCCGACGTGTCGGAGGCGGGGGCCGCCCGGCGCCTGCTGGAGCAAGTGCAG GCCCGCTATTCTCGCCCGCCATCTGTTGTCGTGTCCTGTGCGGGCATCACCAGGGATGAATTTCTGCTCCACCTGTCTGAAGATGACTGGGACAAAGTCATAGCTGTCAACCTCAAG GGCATCTTTCTAGTCACTCAGGCTGCAGCCCAGGCCCTGGTGTCCAGTGGTTGTCACGGCTCCATCATCAACATCAGTAGCATTGTAGGGAAG GTGGGAAACGTGGGACAGACCAACTACGCGGCATCCAAGGCTGGAGTAATCGGGCTCACGCAGACCGCAGCCCGGGAGCTTGGacg ACACGGGATCCGCTGTAACTCGGTGCTCCCAGGGTTCATTACAACACCAATGACACAGAAAGTGCCACAGAAAGTGCTAGACAAG GTGACTGGAATGATCCCTATGGGCCATATGGGGGACCCTAAGG ACGTGGCAGATGTAGTCGCCTTCTTGGCATCTGAAGACAGTGGATACATCACAGGGGCTTCAGTGGAAGTTACTG GAGGTCTTTTCATGTAA
- the SLC39A7 gene encoding zinc transporter SLC39A7, which produces MARGLGPPYKVAVGLLTWAALGLLVAGHGGHGDPHDELHENFHGHGHGHSHEDFHHGHSHAHGHGHSHAHGHGHTHESIWHGHTHGHDHGHSHEDMHHGHSHEHSHGSFGESGAPGIKQNMDTVTLWAYALGATVLISAAPFFVLFLIPVESNSPRHRSLLQILLSFASGGLLGDAFLHLIPHALEPHSHQPVEQPGGHGHSHSGQGPLLSVGLWVLGGIVAFLVVEKFVRHVKGGHGHGHSHGSHGHGKHERSSKEKQSSEEEEKEGGGSRKRKGGQAVPKDGPVRPQNSEEKKRGSDLRVSGYLNLAADLAHNFTDGLAIGASFRGGRTLGIVTTMTVLLHEVPHEVGDFAILVQSGCSKKQAMRLQLLTALGALAGTACALLTEGGAGPGWVLPFTAGGFIYVATVSVLPELLREASPLQSLLEVLGILGGVAMMVLIAHLE; this is translated from the exons ATGGCCAGAGGCCTGGGGCCCCCCTACAAGGTAGCCGTGGGACTGCTGACCTGGGCGGCCTTGGGGCTGCTAGTGGCCGGACACGGGGGTCACGGAGACCCGCACGACGAGCTGCACGAGAACTTCCATGGCCACGGCCACGGGCACTCACATGAGGATTTCCACCATGGACACAGCCATGCGCATGGCCATGGACACAGCCATGCCCATGGCCATGGACATACTCATGAAAGCATCTGGCACGGGCACACCCACGGTCACGACCATGGACATTCCCATGAGGATATGCACCATGGCCatagccatgagcacagccatgGAAGCTTTGGGGAGTCTGGGGCTCCAGGCATCAAGCAGAACATGGACACTGTCACTCTCTGGGCCTAT gcACTAGGCGCCACAGTGCTGATATCTGCAGCCCCATTTTTTGTCCTCTTTCTCATACCTGTGGAGTCAAACTCCCCCCGGCATCGCTCTCTGCTCCAGATCTTGCTTAGTTTTGCCTCAGGTGGGCTCCTAGGAGATGCCTTCCTGCACCTCATCCCTCATGCTCTGG AACCGCATTCTCATCAGCCTGTGGAACAGCCTGGAGGACACGGACATTCCCACAGTG gaCAGGGTCCCCTACTGTCAGTGGGCCTCTGGGTGTTGGGTGGAATCGTCGCCTTTCTGGTGGTGGAGAAATTTGTAAGACATGTGAAAGGAGGACATGGACATGGTCACAGCCATGGGAGTCATGGACACGGAAAACATG AGCGTTCCTCAAAGGagaagcagagctcagaggaagaagaaaaggaaggaggggggtCACGAAAAAGGAAAGGCGGACAGGCAGTACCCAAAGATGGGCCTGTGAGACCTCAGAattctgaagagaaaaaaagaggttcAG ATCTCCGTGTATCGGGGTACCTGAATCTGGCTGCTGACCTGGCACATAACTTTACGGATGGCCTGGCTATTGGTGCCTCATTTCGAGGGGGACGGACACTAGGGATCGTGACCACAATGACTGTCCTGCTACATGAAGTCCCCCATGAAGTTGGGGACTTTGCCATCTTGGTCCAGTCTGGCTGTAGCAAAAAGCAG GCGATGCGTCTGCAACTCCTGACGGCACTAGGGGCACTGGCAGGCACAGCCTGTGCCCTCCTCACTGAAGGCGGAGCGGGGCCTGGCTGGGTCCTGCCATTCACCGCAGGTGGTTTTATCTACGTAGCGACAGTGTCTGTGTTGCCTGAGCTGTTGAGGGAGGCATCACCACTGcagtcacttctggaagtgctggggatcctGGGGGGCGTTGCCATGATGGTGTTGATTGCCCATCTCGAGTGA